One genomic window of Acidobacteriota bacterium includes the following:
- a CDS encoding RNA-binding transcriptional accessory protein: MTFETWFQSIHADIPVHSANAVLKLTEEGGTIPFIARYRKEQTGNLDEVAIANVIDAKERWDEIIKRQAFILEEIERQGKLTDELKEKILTAFNLDTLEDLYLPYKQKRKTKATVAKEAGLEPLANWIWDVAHGAATPEPGQTLELFALAFYNAEKNINDAATAISGAQDILTERLAETVELREHTRKAVFERGVGRTAKAEKAKPASKFERYFEYFEPIQSLLKPEASHRYLAMRRGWMEEELTLTIGAAPEDADYDLILQGAFDAEACPATAECEQPIKDVLQKSARMALKAYVLPSIETEVHRTLKDVADEAAIKVFAENVRKLLLAAPFGAKAVLGVDPGIRTGCKLAVVDDSGKYVASDVIHLQSPSEQGRAKKLLADVVSNANIRAIAVGNGTAGRETESFVREALKEAGLTTPVVMVNESGASIYSASEVAREEFPDLDLTVRGAISIARRLQDPLAELVKVDPKSIGVGQYQHDVNQPALKKSLDLVVDVCVNSVGVNLNTASSHLLARVSGIGPSMAKKIVEHRGTKGLFESRQQLLEIPRFSAKVFEQAAGFLRIPNSQHPLDNTGVHPERYEALERLAARLGKGVGELTGSGVELVKQAEDLKSEVGDFTFSDIIAELAKPGRDPREEFSAFAFREDIHEVKDLMPGMTCPGIVTNVTNFGAFVDIGVHQDGLVHISQLSNKFVKDPREVVNPGDRVMVRVLEVNLEKNQIALTMKSDAVTSRQMPRDRQAEPRERNQERRPNPNRDRRDNRQDNRPDRKPQKPGFNNPFAEQLAKFKK, encoded by the coding sequence GAAGGCGGGACGATTCCGTTCATCGCCCGGTATCGCAAAGAGCAAACCGGCAACCTGGATGAAGTCGCCATCGCCAACGTCATTGATGCCAAAGAACGTTGGGATGAAATCATCAAACGCCAGGCATTCATCCTGGAAGAAATCGAACGGCAGGGAAAACTCACCGACGAATTGAAAGAGAAAATTCTGACCGCATTCAACCTGGACACGTTGGAAGACTTGTATTTGCCGTACAAACAAAAACGCAAAACCAAAGCGACCGTCGCCAAGGAAGCAGGCTTGGAGCCGTTGGCCAATTGGATTTGGGATGTGGCGCACGGTGCGGCAACGCCGGAGCCAGGGCAGACATTGGAACTGTTCGCGCTGGCGTTTTACAACGCCGAAAAGAATATCAACGACGCCGCGACTGCGATCAGCGGCGCGCAGGATATTTTGACCGAGCGATTGGCCGAAACTGTTGAACTGCGCGAACACACGCGCAAAGCGGTATTCGAGCGCGGCGTTGGCCGAACCGCCAAAGCCGAAAAAGCCAAACCCGCCAGCAAATTTGAGCGCTACTTTGAGTATTTCGAGCCGATTCAATCGCTGCTGAAACCGGAAGCTTCACATCGGTATTTGGCGATGCGGCGTGGATGGATGGAAGAAGAACTGACTTTGACGATTGGCGCTGCGCCGGAAGACGCCGATTACGATCTGATCTTGCAGGGAGCCTTTGACGCAGAAGCCTGTCCCGCCACTGCCGAATGCGAACAGCCGATCAAAGACGTGCTGCAGAAATCGGCGCGCATGGCGCTGAAAGCCTACGTTCTGCCCAGCATCGAAACCGAAGTGCATCGCACGTTGAAAGATGTCGCTGACGAAGCCGCGATCAAGGTCTTTGCCGAAAACGTTCGCAAACTGCTTTTGGCTGCTCCGTTTGGCGCAAAAGCCGTGCTCGGCGTTGACCCCGGCATTCGCACCGGTTGCAAATTGGCTGTCGTAGATGATTCCGGCAAATACGTCGCCAGCGATGTCATTCATTTGCAAAGCCCGAGCGAACAGGGACGCGCGAAAAAGCTGCTGGCGGATGTTGTCTCGAACGCGAACATTCGCGCCATTGCCGTCGGCAACGGAACCGCCGGGCGCGAAACGGAAAGCTTTGTCCGCGAAGCATTGAAAGAAGCAGGGCTGACGACCCCAGTCGTGATGGTCAACGAATCCGGCGCAAGTATATATTCCGCCAGTGAAGTGGCCCGCGAAGAATTTCCCGATCTGGACTTAACTGTGCGCGGCGCGATTTCCATCGCGCGCCGTTTGCAAGATCCGCTGGCCGAACTTGTCAAGGTTGATCCGAAGAGCATCGGCGTCGGCCAATACCAACACGACGTGAATCAACCTGCATTGAAAAAGTCGCTGGATTTGGTGGTGGATGTTTGCGTGAACTCTGTGGGAGTGAATTTGAATACGGCGTCATCGCATTTGCTGGCGCGGGTTTCCGGCATCGGCCCTTCGATGGCGAAAAAGATCGTCGAACATCGCGGAACCAAAGGTTTGTTTGAATCGCGCCAACAGTTGCTGGAAATTCCGCGTTTCAGCGCCAAAGTCTTTGAACAGGCTGCGGGCTTTTTGCGAATTCCGAACAGCCAACACCCACTAGACAACACAGGCGTTCACCCCGAACGATACGAAGCGTTGGAACGCCTGGCTGCGCGATTGGGCAAAGGCGTGGGCGAATTGACCGGCAGCGGCGTTGAACTGGTTAAACAAGCGGAAGATTTGAAATCCGAAGTTGGGGATTTCACCTTCTCTGACATCATCGCCGAACTGGCCAAACCGGGACGCGACCCGCGCGAAGAGTTTTCGGCGTTTGCCTTCCGCGAAGACATTCATGAAGTCAAAGATTTGATGCCGGGCATGACCTGTCCGGGTATTGTCACGAACGTGACGAATTTCGGCGCGTTCGTGGACATCGGCGTGCATCAGGATGGCTTGGTTCACATTTCGCAGCTCAGCAACAAATTCGTCAAAGACCCGCGCGAAGTCGTCAACCCCGGTGACCGCGTGATGGTGCGTGTGCTGGAAGTGAACCTGGAAAAGAACCAGATTGCATTGACGATGAAAAGCGACGCCGTAACGTCGCGGCAGATGCCGCGCGATCGTCAGGCAGAGCCGCGCGAACGCAATCAGGAACGTCGTCCAAATCCCAATCGGGATCGCCGCGACAATCGGCAGGACAATCGGCCAGATCGAAAGCCGCAAAAGCCCGGTTTCAACAATCCCTTCGCAGAGCAGTTGGCGAAGTTCAAAAAGTAA
- a CDS encoding acetylxylan esterase → MTQRFTRREVLKNSATAAAGALFCLNGSEALAEAMFPQTVAQAPREYRYGHLLQEYFVARSREMMAKRAKLRAAIKTPAQVMKLRNEVRQKLRACFGPLPEHTPLNARITGEVEREAYTIEKLIYESRPNYPVTANLYVPKNNAGKLPAVLAPCGHSRNGKAEPKYQEFARNLARQGYLVLMFDPPAQGERFEYADKPGEPSVQWGVVSHIFAGNQMNLLGRNFALWEAWDGIRGLDYLLSRPEVDAKRIGLTGNSGGGTQTTWLNVLDDRFTMVAPNCFATRYLNNLENEEAQDAEQIVPGMLAAGCDMADFFIAQLPRPVHFGGEQNDFFDVRGVRAVYEDVKRLYSIVGKGDDVEIHIGAETHGYNKGAREAMYKFFNRHAGVTASAVEPDVPPEKDETLQVTATGEIAPLDPKRTFDFTRENARQLADKRQRISGKALADELARLLALPARTSPPNYRIVRDRRISQTMREYGYLIETEQFNGANVFAMLHVIPKLGPQYFFPNHKTATLYVPHLSALEEIVAGKAPGVPDGEPLLALDVRGIGEMTARLHKETSDDFFSPYGTDYFYSTLAMMWNESYCGRRVHDLLATLDLFAANGCQELHLVGRGIGAITATFAAALHPLVKQVTLHNALLSYHELTQDERYQWPLSMLPYGILRRLDLPHCLRELAATKRLSVIDPWNARMQIWPREKLPAHLQSLALEKLEVRWS, encoded by the coding sequence ATGACTCAAAGATTCACTCGACGCGAAGTTTTGAAGAATAGCGCGACGGCTGCGGCTGGCGCGCTATTTTGTTTGAACGGATCGGAAGCACTGGCGGAAGCGATGTTTCCGCAAACCGTCGCGCAAGCGCCGCGCGAATACCGCTACGGCCATTTGTTGCAGGAGTATTTTGTCGCCCGCAGCCGCGAGATGATGGCCAAACGCGCGAAGCTGCGCGCCGCGATTAAAACTCCGGCGCAAGTAATGAAGTTGCGCAATGAAGTTCGCCAGAAACTTCGCGCCTGTTTCGGGCCGCTGCCAGAACACACGCCGCTCAATGCGCGCATCACCGGCGAGGTTGAGCGCGAAGCCTACACCATCGAAAAACTGATTTACGAAAGCCGCCCGAATTATCCCGTCACAGCCAATTTGTACGTCCCCAAAAACAATGCTGGGAAACTGCCCGCCGTGCTGGCGCCGTGCGGGCATTCCCGTAACGGCAAGGCCGAACCCAAGTATCAGGAATTTGCGCGTAATCTGGCGCGGCAAGGATATTTGGTGTTGATGTTCGATCCTCCCGCACAAGGCGAACGGTTCGAATATGCCGACAAACCCGGCGAACCGTCAGTGCAGTGGGGCGTGGTATCACACATTTTCGCGGGCAACCAAATGAATTTGCTCGGTAGGAACTTCGCATTGTGGGAGGCTTGGGACGGCATTCGCGGATTGGATTATCTGCTGTCGCGTCCCGAAGTGGACGCCAAACGCATTGGCCTGACAGGCAATTCCGGCGGAGGCACGCAAACGACCTGGTTGAATGTGCTGGATGACCGCTTCACGATGGTTGCGCCGAATTGTTTTGCGACTCGCTACCTGAACAATTTGGAAAACGAAGAAGCCCAGGACGCGGAGCAGATCGTTCCCGGAATGCTGGCTGCCGGATGCGATATGGCCGACTTTTTTATCGCGCAATTGCCGCGTCCGGTGCATTTTGGCGGAGAGCAAAACGACTTTTTCGATGTGCGCGGCGTGCGCGCCGTGTACGAAGACGTGAAGCGATTGTATTCCATTGTCGGCAAAGGCGATGACGTGGAAATTCACATTGGCGCCGAAACGCACGGCTACAACAAAGGCGCGCGCGAAGCGATGTACAAATTCTTCAATCGTCACGCGGGCGTGACGGCTTCGGCGGTTGAACCGGATGTGCCGCCGGAAAAAGACGAAACCTTACAGGTGACGGCCACGGGCGAGATCGCTCCACTCGATCCCAAGCGGACATTCGATTTCACGCGCGAAAACGCGCGGCAACTGGCCGACAAACGGCAACGCATTTCCGGCAAAGCGCTCGCCGATGAATTGGCCCGGTTGTTGGCGCTGCCTGCGCGCACATCGCCGCCGAATTACCGCATCGTGCGCGACCGACGCATCAGTCAGACGATGCGCGAATACGGATACCTGATTGAAACCGAACAGTTCAACGGCGCGAACGTGTTCGCGATGCTGCACGTGATTCCCAAACTGGGGCCGCAATACTTTTTCCCGAACCACAAAACCGCGACGCTGTACGTGCCGCACCTGTCTGCGCTGGAAGAAATCGTTGCGGGTAAAGCTCCGGGCGTCCCCGATGGCGAACCGCTGCTGGCGTTGGATGTACGCGGCATCGGCGAAATGACTGCGCGGTTGCACAAAGAAACCAGCGACGATTTCTTTTCGCCGTACGGGACAGATTACTTTTATTCGACGCTGGCGATGATGTGGAACGAATCGTATTGCGGTCGCCGCGTGCATGATTTGCTAGCCACGCTGGATTTGTTTGCGGCGAATGGCTGTCAGGAACTTCACTTGGTCGGACGCGGCATCGGAGCCATTACGGCCACGTTTGCCGCCGCACTGCATCCGCTGGTCAAACAGGTGACGTTGCACAACGCGCTTCTGTCCTATCACGAACTGACACAAGACGAGCGATATCAATGGCCGCTTTCGATGCTGCCGTATGGCATTTTGCGGCGATTGGATTTGCCGCATTGTTTGCGTGAACTGGCCGCGACGAAACGGCTGAGCGTGATTGATCCGTGGAACGCCCGAATGCAGATTTGGCCACGAGAAAAGCTACCGGCGCATTTGCAATCCCTCGCGTTGGAAAAATTGGAGGTTCGTTGGTCGTGA
- a CDS encoding aminopeptidase P family protein, whose protein sequence is MKIKSSMVLWLCLLMTLPGWGQSPNRLPTMRKQAEIQQGWLKLRLEKVLPELMRKHDIAMWLVICREYNEDPAYRSLTSPTVFAARRRTILVFTDRGEKGIERLALGGGSNGGLYQVYRDPDVENRELWGESQWATLRKLIAERDPKNIAVNISSTHAFSDGLSAGEYEKLQQTLGAEYSKRLIRAENLPLEYISIRLPEMLPTYKQMMEIVHSIIRRAFSSEVIKPGKTTNQDVVWWMRQQVNNLGLGTWFQTTVDVQRKGSGIPSNLAEDAPIVIQRGDVLHCDFGITAMGLATDTQHMAYVLRAGETDAPIGIRKALANTNRMQDILMEAMKPGLTGNEVLANAIATMKAEKINGTFYTHPIGDHGHGAGPLIGLWDHQEGVPGRGDVKLIPSTWFSIELGSRTPVPEWGGAELSVAQEEDAVLNAEGKMEWVLRRQTKYHLIK, encoded by the coding sequence ATGAAGATCAAATCCTCGATGGTTTTATGGCTGTGTTTGCTGATGACGTTGCCAGGTTGGGGGCAATCGCCGAACCGCCTGCCTACGATGCGAAAGCAGGCGGAAATTCAGCAGGGGTGGTTGAAACTTCGACTGGAAAAAGTGCTGCCGGAGTTAATGCGGAAGCATGACATTGCCATGTGGTTGGTGATTTGCCGCGAATATAACGAAGACCCGGCATATCGTTCGCTGACTTCGCCGACGGTGTTTGCCGCTCGCAGGCGCACGATACTGGTTTTTACGGATCGTGGCGAAAAGGGAATCGAACGATTGGCGCTCGGCGGTGGATCAAATGGCGGTTTGTATCAGGTCTATCGCGACCCGGATGTCGAAAACCGCGAGCTGTGGGGAGAAAGCCAATGGGCGACGCTGCGCAAACTGATTGCCGAGCGCGATCCGAAAAACATCGCCGTCAACATCTCCTCCACACATGCGTTTTCCGACGGGTTGTCAGCGGGCGAATACGAAAAGCTGCAACAGACGCTGGGCGCGGAGTACTCCAAACGATTGATTCGCGCTGAAAATTTGCCGCTGGAATACATCTCGATTCGGCTGCCGGAAATGCTGCCGACATACAAACAGATGATGGAAATCGTGCATTCGATCATTCGCCGCGCCTTTTCCAGCGAAGTCATCAAACCCGGCAAAACGACCAATCAAGACGTTGTCTGGTGGATGCGCCAACAAGTGAACAATCTGGGGTTGGGTACTTGGTTTCAGACGACGGTGGATGTTCAGCGCAAAGGCTCCGGCATTCCCAGCAATCTGGCTGAAGACGCGCCGATTGTCATTCAGCGAGGCGACGTGCTGCATTGCGATTTCGGCATCACGGCAATGGGCTTGGCAACCGACACGCAGCACATGGCTTACGTGCTGCGCGCGGGAGAAACCGACGCGCCCATCGGGATCAGGAAAGCGCTGGCGAATACGAACCGGATGCAGGACATTTTGATGGAAGCGATGAAACCCGGCCTTACGGGCAACGAAGTTCTTGCCAACGCGATTGCCACCATGAAAGCTGAAAAGATTAACGGCACCTTTTACACGCATCCTATCGGCGATCACGGCCACGGCGCTGGCCCGCTGATCGGGTTATGGGATCATCAGGAAGGCGTTCCCGGTCGTGGCGACGTGAAGCTGATTCCAAGCACCTGGTTTTCCATCGAACTCGGTTCGCGAACGCCTGTGCCGGAATGGGGCGGCGCGGAATTGTCCGTCGCCCAGGAAGAAGACGCCGTGCTCAACGCCGAAGGCAAAATGGAATGGGTGCTGCGACGCCAAACGAAATACCACCTGATCAAATAA